Below is a genomic region from Lampris incognitus isolate fLamInc1 chromosome 2, fLamInc1.hap2, whole genome shotgun sequence.
CATTTGTCTTTGTTAGTGCTGTAATGTGTTTTAAAAATGCATGAATATCATCTTTTCCATGAGGATTTCtgcctttttttatatatataaactagAAGACCACTGCCCTTAAACCTTATTCACTTCATCATGTGTTTCTCCATGTTTTTGTACAGTCTGTGTATAGCTATACATGTATGTTGGTAGGCGTTGTCATCCATAGTAACATATTTTCCATGTGGAACAAGGATATGAATAAATACCTGAGTGATGTTGTGTAAATTCATGTTGTGTGACTTTTATTAGGGGTTTTATGCGGttgtcatccatccattccatccattagccaaaccgcttatcctgctctcagggtcacggggatgctggagcctatcccagcagtcattgggcggcagccagagagacaccctggacaggacaccaggccatcacagggccgacacacacatggacacattcacacctagggacaatttagtacggctgagtcacctgacttacatgtctttggaccgtgggaggaaaccagaacacccggaggaaacccatgcagacacggggagaacatgcaaattccacacagaggatgacccgggacgacccccaggttggactaccccggggcttgaacccaggaccttcctgctgtgaggcgaccgcgctaaccactgtgccgccacggTTATCAATCaaaatattttaatttttttgtcccccccttttctccttaattgtacccgtccaatgaccccactcttccgagccatcgcggtcgctgctcaaccccatGTGCCGATCtgaagagggctgcagactaccacatgctttctccgataactgtggagtcgccagccgcttcttttcacctgacagtgacaaggTTTCACCAGCGGAACGTTtcaccctgaccgactagaggagacgctagtgcagcgaccaggacacatacccacatccggcttcccgccccacccgcagacacggccaattgtgtctgtagagacacccgaccaagctggaggtaacatggggatttgaatcggcgatccccggttttggtaggcaatggaatagatcgctttGCTACCCAAACGCCCCCAATCAAAAATATTTTAGTTAAGGGAGGTGTTTTGGGGGGATACAAACCTTTTTCTGTGTAATTTGAAGTCAAGCATTTAGCTCTGATCCTTTTGGGATATTTAGTAGAGCTAAATATCAAACTTTGTTTCACATTACAATCTATATAAGGTCATACAGAAAAAATTATAATGGCTATTCCCTGTATGACAAATCCCTCTGGTTCTGTATCAGCTGTCTTTTATTGTGTTACACCACAGAGATTACGACTTCCAGGGAAACATGTGAGGTTGGACAGATGTCTATGTGCAATGCAGGCTTGACCCCTCGCCCCCAGCTTGTGGAAACAGCCCACCTGTTGCTGTCAATTTAGACTTCTTCTTTGCCTAACGCAACTGTCATCCAGAAAGATCATGACGGCTGGACCAGCTGAGAGAAGGGGCTGAAAAAAGAATACGTATGAATGTCTTGCCCCTGGCTTGTGCCTTAAATACCCTCCATGCAGTTCTGCGGGGTTTAATTTCAGTGTGTGCATGAGGCAAAAGCAAGCTAGCCGGAGTCAAAGTCAGAAGCTGTTTGCTTTGTTCTCATCTTAACCAGTTAGTCTTGTTGTTTTATAAACTATTTTGCATCACCAGAACCACAAATCACACAAACATGTCAAATAACAGAGATGCAGAAGACATCGTTGAAGAGGACATTGACGAAGATGAGCTCCTGGCCATGCTTTCGCCTGAGGAGCTTAAAGAGCTACAGAGCGAGATGGATATTATAATTGCTCCGGATGAGAGAGTCCCCGTTGGGCAGAGACAAAAGGACCAGACGGAGAAGCCTCCTACCGGCACTTTTGACCACAGATCCCTGGTTGATTATCTCTTCTGGGAGAAGGAGTCCAAACGCATGTTGGAGGAGGAGAGAGTGCCTGCTACTCTGCTGCCCAGCGAGGTAAGCCTTAGAATTTATTATATCACATGCACAGTAACAATACAGCAAGTAGTGGTTGCTATTGACAATGAAATGCTTGGATTTTGAGCTTCCTCAACACTGTAGATAAAGACATTAGTAAAAAAAACAGATAttgtataaaatataaaaattaaAAAGGCATCATGGCTGAATAAACATGTTAAGGGGGTACTACCGATCCGACAGACTTTCCACTTTCAGTACATCGCGCATGCACAAAGAATAGATATGGGCCCTTTTTAGGCCCCCTATCATTTCAACTGATGTTGTttaaatttacaatttcatttagcagacgcttttatccaagcaacgtacatctgagagataatacaacacaagcaaggatctagtcagtaggcaacaacgcaagtaagtgtaaaaaaaaaggttcaaatccgataggacataggtgtcaacaggcagttgtaaccaggttaaaattaatgtttttattttattttgtttgagtatgaaatatcaccaaatcctgtctgtgtgctgttatttgtgtttactacattttattttatgtcattatttacttttatatatgttttccaacgaccctcatatacgtgtactgtcgctttaagagagaggtcttgtgggtacacggaagagggaacgcgggagaggccatttttgttttgtgggaggagtctcaagcagcaatcgagccgagccacacgtgtttcctaccgtgggacagttttgctggttgaggagaacgtaaccctgagtatccctgtaagaagatactgcaatctgtgggataaaatacttgtttatcctttcttacatcggagtcccgtggacggtttctacttctaacgcacacgagtggagtccgggcagtggttgaacttcgacccccacgtccgtaagaaacaccgctcccgctggaggactggacggttgtcgaagggtttgaaaccaaaataaatggcaaggtgggccaaatagagtcctgtgtgtccccgctccttccttgatcatgatgatgatgatgatgagagactgagggccccccacaacacctggggccccacccaactagaacacaacgcagagctaatgatgagagtgacgggcatgcagcaggctgaccagcatagaacagcataggactgcccccgttacacagtgcacaaaggcaaaggtgcatagaaacgatttaaaaaaaaaaaccatcaggTATGGAGGTTTTCAAGAAAGctgagtctttagcttcttcttaaagatggagagggactcagcggatcgaatgaagtttggtaactcgttccaccaccggggaactacagaagagaagagtccggCCAGTGACTAAGGGCCACAGTTTAAATGGCTGTTTAAATGGTGCATATTCCCAAACAAATGTGCATTTAATCAAATTACCACAAACTAACTGACATAGGGTGAACCAGGGGCCTCTGGGGGCCCCTGAGGGTCTGGAGTCTGGCGGCAGCTGCCCACTTTGTCCTGTCAGTAATCCGGCCTTGAACAGCATAAGCAAAAATAGCTATATCAAGACTTAGAAATAGTTATGACAGATTAGAAATAAGTGTGACAAAATTACAGATTAGAAATAAGAATGACAAGAAACTATTTTAACtatgaataaaataaataagtattCCAGTGATGTAAATAGTACTGTCAGATTAGATTTGCCCCAGGTATGAGTACATTTAAATTCAGGTTAAAAACATTCATGTTCACCACTGCATTTCACTAAATAATCCCTTTATTTCTGTTTGATTATTACATTTTTATCATACTTCAGTTTCTTTTTTCACGCTTTATCTTGTCTTAATAGTGTTGTCATTATTAATCTTTTATTTTGTTCTGtatctatttttattttgtatCTATTTTTTTATGTCACGTCTCCGCCCCTGTCATCGCCATTATCCCCTAATGTCATCCACCTGTGCCTAATTCTCTCTCCTTGTGTATTTGGTCAGTTTGCTCCCTGTTTCCAACGCCAGTTCGTCTTAGTCCGTTGTCGCAAGCGTTCCAGCCTTTTGTACTTCTTGTGATAGCCTTCtagtgtttgttttttgggggactCTGGGTCTGAAATTCCGACTTTGCCTCTGCCTTACCCCTTGATGTAGTTTGCCTCCTCTGACCGACTGCCTGTGTACTGAACTTGCCTGCCTGCCTAGTAAAGCCTCTGATTTTTGGAAACCTTAAACTGTCCCAGTCGTGCGTTTGGGACTTCAGTTCCTGCTCCTGTTGTGACGGTACGAACTGGTCACACTACAGACCCAGCCGATTCAGCCTCACTAGAAGCTGCTCTCCGCTCTCAAAGCGTGCTTCTCACTCGGCGTGAGGAACAGCTGAGCTCCATCTTTCACGACCTCCAGCAGATCAACGCCCGTCACGAGGGGCTTCAGACTTCGTTGACTAACCTAATGAGTGCACTTACCGGTCAAATGCAGTAGCTCCTGGTTCGGCTCGGCCCACCGGTCCCGATCTCGGCGACCGCTTCCCAGTCAGCTGGTAATCCCCCGTCTCCTATTCCAACGACTGTGTCCTCCCCAGCAGCTCTCCCACTATCCCGACCAGAGCATTTTTCTGGGGATAGCAATAACTGCCGAGCCTTTTTGGTCCAGCGTGGTCTATACTGAGCTGCAACCTGCGGCTTTTCCCTCTGATCGCGCCAGAGTTGCATACGTCATCTCTCCGGGCGGGCGGAGGCATGGGCTACAGCAGAGTGTGCTCGTGACTCTCCCCTATGTCACTCTCTGGACCTCTTCACCGCCACCCTGTACAACGTTTTAGACCACTCAGTTTGGGGTCCCGATGCCACCCGGGCTTTGATGGCCTTGTGCCAAAGTAAAGGCCGCGTTGCTGACTACGCCATTGAGTTTCGCACTCTGTCGGCCGACAGTGGGTGGAATGTTCCTTCCCTGCTCTACGCTTTCCACCGGGGACTAGCCAAGGCTATTAAGGACCAGCGGGTTTCCCTGGAGCGCCCCGACGATCTAGATTCCTTCATCGCCTTAGCCATCAAGATTGACAACCGCCTGAGATAAGCCGGCGCCCCCCCTTCCTCCCGCTGGGGGCCTCCTCACGAAAACGGACTACTTTCCGCCGCTCCTCTCCTCGTCGGCTCCCTTCTCCCGAGTCATTGGGCGCACTCTGGTGGGCAGAAGGAGCCCACGCAGTTGGGGCGCGCCGGATTATCCACGGAGGAACGACATCGACATCTTCAGGAGGGGCGATGCATCTATTGTGGTCGGCTCGGCCACTTCTTGAGTGCTTGTCCGTTAAAAGACAAGGCTCGCCGgtgaagagggggggggagctggTGAGCCGAACATTATAGACCTCGCTTTGATTTTTGAGGTGATTTTCCCTGTGTTCACAAAATGACTCAGGGGCTGATGAGAGTTCCATGGACTGGAAACTTGCTAAAAGGCTTGGATCAGCGGTGGTTAAACATgtaccatgtgtatgcaggttttcattccaaccccttCCTCATTGGTTGAAGGGtttctaatcagtgaaatcacctggtgtggagtccggctggaatgaaaacctgcatacacatggctctccatggcacatggttagccacccctggggcTGTTTCCTCATTCTAAACCCCTAGAAGCCAGCGCGTTGGATGGGAGATTGTTTTATAGAGTCACCCACCGCACTGGGCCCTTCAAATTATCACAGCTAAAGGGCACACCGAACAGCTGAGTTTTTCTCTTTAGCTTTCACCCACTAATTTTGGGTGTTTCTTGGTTAATTCAGCACAACTCCCAAATCCACTGGGGAGATTATGGATTGGGGGAGAGGGGTGCCTCAAACTGTTTACCTTCTCATTGTGCCCTCGAATCTAAGCCCAAACCAATTAATTCAGCACCCCTCCGTGAGCCTCTACTACGCTCTGAGAGCACACGGGTCCTAAAGCCTTTTACTCCTGACTAGTCCTGACTACCCTGATCTATCCAGGGTTCTCTCATGTTATCATGATCTCAAGGAGGTGTTTAACAAGTCCTGCGCCACCTCACTTCCTCCTCAGAGAGTATGACTGTGTCATTGACCTGCTCCCAGGAGCTTCTCCCTCCAAGGGTCGCCTTTATTCCCTGTCGGCACTGGAACGCGAGGCAATGGACACGTATATCTCGGCCCCCCTAGAGGCGGGGATAATTCGACGCTCTTCCCCTCCAGCTGGAACAGGATTCTTTGTGGACAAGAAATTACTCTGGCCTTGATTCGACTATCGTGGACTGAATATCACTATCAAGAATAGGTTCCCCGCCTCCCTCATCACTTCTGCAAGGTGCTAAGGTCTTTACTAAGCTTGACCTTAGGAATGCCTATCATTTGGCGAGGATAAGGGAGGGGGGACGCATGAAAGACGGCATTTAATACTCCTAGTGGGCACTGAGTATTTAGTGATGCCGTTTGGACTAACTAATGCTCCCGCTGTCTTCCAGGACCTGGTTAACGATGTCTTAAGGAACACGTTTAAATGACTTTGTTCTTGTATATTTGGATGGCAAATTGATTTTCGACCCAGAGACTGGTATTCAGCATGTTCGTCGAGTGCTGCAGAGACTCTTGAACAATCGGCTCTTCATAAAGGCAGAAGTGAGAGTTCCATGTCACCTCTACCGCCTTTCTGGGGTTTGGTTTtgcaggatcacacccagatgaTCCCTCCAAGGTTAGTGCTGTCGCTGATTGGCCCACTTCCACCTACAGGAAACGGTTGCAACATTTCCTGGGGTTTAATTTTTATAGGATGATTTATCAGAAATTTCGGTTCCATTGCCGCCCCCTTATATGCGCTAATATCAAGTTTCGGTGGACCCCCAGGCTGGATTCTCATTTCAGAGACTAAGGACTAGCTTCACCACGGCTCCCTTCCAGACCCTCACCCTCAGTTCGTGGTAGAGATGGACGCCTCTGATGTGGGAGTGGTCTTGTCCCCAGTGGATAACAAGCTCCACCCTTGTGCCTTCATCTCCCGGAAACTGTCCCCTTCAAAGAAGAACTACGACGTGGGcaatggggagttgctggcagttAAGGTGGCCCTGGAGGAGTGGTGGCACTGGTCGGGAGGGCGCGGAGCAGCAGTTGCCTGTCATGTCATCGCCATTATCCCCTAATGTTATCCACTTGTGTCTAATTATCTTCCCCCTCGTCGTGTATTTAGTCATCGTGCTACCTGTGCCAGTTCGTCTCAGCCCGTTGTTTCAGGCGTTCCAGCCTTTTTGACTTCTTGTGATAGCCttctagtgtttttttttttttgggactctGGATCTGAAATTCCGACTTTGCTCTGCCTTACCCCTTGATGTTGTTTGCCTCCTGTGACTGCCTGTGTACTGAACTTTCCTGCCTGCCTAGTAAAGCCTCTGATTTTTGGAAACCTTAAACTGTCCAAGTCGTGCATTTGGGACTTCAGTTCCTGCTCCTGTTGTGACATCTTCTTAtgcctttatgtaaagcactttgaatttcaTTTGTGCGTGAAATGTGCTTGAAAAAGAAACCTGCCTTGCTGCCAGCAATTACAGACAGTATATCTGCTttgagctgctcccgttaggggtcgccacagcggagcatccgtttccatttctttctttcctgtcacaccagccacctgcatgtctcctctcaccacatccataaacttcatctttggcctccctcctccctggcggctccatattcagcatgcttcccccaatatacccagcatctttcctccacaaatgtccaagccatctcaatcttgcctctcttgctttgtctccaaaccgtccaacctgagctgtctctctaatatactcgtccctaatcctgtcctcctccgtcactcccaatgaaaatcttagcatcttcagctctgcctcctgtcttttcgttagcgccactgtctccaaactatataacagctggtctcacaaccatcttctaaaccttccctttaactcttgctggtacccatccatcatctgaaccgcttatcctgctctgagtcgCGGggatccttctgtcgcaaatcactcctgacactccaccttgtctgcactctcttcttttgcactccccgttacttgggacagttgatcccaagtatttaaactcgtatgcttTTGTCACCTCTACGCCTTGCgccctcaccatttcactgtcctccctctcattcacgcatatgtcttgcttctactgactttcgttcctcttctctcaagtgcatacctccacctctccaggctctcctcaacctgcaccctactctcgctacagatcacaatgtcatctgcaaacatcatagtccacggagactcctgcctgatctcggccatcaacttgtccatcaccattgcaaacaaagggctcagagccgatccttgtaatcccacctccaccttgaacccatgtcATTCCGACCGCACAACCCACCACTGTTACACTGCCCTCATAGTACatatgcaccactcctacatacttttctgcaactcccgacttcctcataccctgacctcctcatacaataccacatcacctctctcggcatcctgtcatatgctttctctaaatccaccaagacacaatgtaactccttctggccttctctatacttctccatcaacattctcaaagcaaacatcacatctgtagtgctctttcgtggcatgtaactatactgctgctcgctgatcatcacctcttctcttaacctagcttctgttactctttcccatatcttaatgctgtggctgatcaactttataccactgtagttgctacattcattcattcattcattcatcttcagccgcttctccggggtcgggtcacggtggtagcaagcaagctaagtagggcactccagacatccctctccccagcaacaccctccagctcctcctgggggatcccaaggcgttcccaggccagattggacatttagtccctccagcgagttctgggtttaccttggggtctcctcccagttggttgtGCCTttaaaacttccaaaggaaggcgtccatgaggcattctaatcagatgcccgaaccacctcaactggctccttttgatgcgaaggagcagcggctctactttgagctccctccagatgtccaagctcctcaccctatctctaaggctgagtctagacaccctatggaggaaactcatttcagccgcttgtattcgcgatctcaccctttcggtcactacccaaagctcgtgaccataggtgagggttgctaCAGACCATAGGGTGTATTTGCTACAGTTCTTCACATTGCTCTTATtcgtgaaaatcggtaccagcatgcgtcttctccactcctcaggcatccttactttccaagattgtgttaaacaatctagttaaaaactccactgccatctctcataAACAtctccacgcccccccccccacacacacagacagtatatacagtatgaaAAATATGAATACTAAAATAATAAGGTGGATCCCGAATAATAAAGTGACCCAATGTGGATAAGTGTGAGAACCACAATCAGAGGTCTAGACATGTTGTCCTCTCAAACATTCAATAAACCTATTGACAATGTATCATATTCATACTTCTGAAATGTTGCATATGCGGATAAAACTTACCattgtctttaaaaaaaacaccCTTAGTCATGTGTTGGTGACAACCTGATGTTAACCTTGATGTCTATCTGATATGCTGTCTCCATTAGAAAATCTTGCGAGAGGAAGCTGAAAAGAGAGAAACGGATGAAAATGCTGAAGATGTGGAATACGTGTATGAAGTGATAGAGGAAGTAATTGAGGAGGAAGCCATCGACGGTGTTGAAGGAGAGGAAATCATTGAAGAGATAATTGAGGAGATAATTGAAGAGgttgatgaagaggagggagaggaagaaaagaggcaAGGGGTTGGAGTGAAAGATGAAAAGGAGGTCATATTACTTGTTGATAAATGCAAGTGTGAACAACCAGAAGAAAAACCAGATTGTCCAAAAACCTGTGCAGAAAATATACCTTTTAAGACTTCCGACAACAAAATCCAGCCTCCTACTGCAGAcatgacagagacggagagaataGAGGAGATAAAAAGCACACTACAAACTCAAGAGAAAGTGGAAACAAAGAATAAAAACTCTTCCCTTCATGAAGAAACAAAGCAATCGCCAGCAGAGCCCAAGGCAGATGAGATCAATGATAATAGGGGTCCTGAAAAGGAAGAGAGGAAAATAAACAAACTGAAAATCCCAAATCTGGCACTTGGTGGGTTGAAAATGACATCTCGGCCCTCAGGAAATGAAACAAACTTGGAGAAAACACTTGACAAAATCCGTAACAACAACCCCTCCGTCACCGAGGTCAACCTCAACAACATAGAGAACATTCCCAAAGAGATGCTCCTGGATTATGTCAATGCCCTTAAGAAGAACAAGTACGTGAAAACGTTCTGCATTGCCAACACTGGCGTTGATGAAAACATCGCCTTTAATCTAGCCAACATGTTACGAGAGAATCGCAGCATCACCACGCTGAACATCGAGTCCAATTTCATAACAGGCAAGGGCATTGTCGCCATCATACGCTGCCTCCAGTTCAATGAGACCCTCACCGAGCTGCGCTTTCACAACCAGCGGCACATGCTGGGTCACCACGCCGAGATGGAGATCTCACGCCTGCTCAAGGCCAACAACACCCTCTTGAAGATGGGCTACCATTTTGAGTTGCCAGGCCCCAGAATGGTGGTGACCAACCTTCTCACCAGAAACCTGGACCGCCAGAGACAGCTGAGGAAGGAAGAGCAGAAACAGCAACAGCTAAAGGAGCAGAGGGAAGTCATGCAGATGTATGAGAACAGTCTAAATCTCCCCCCTGGTTTGTTGGAGATGTTGGGGTATGTACCTCCATTAGAGTTAATGCAGCAGCATGGTCTCAGCCCGGCTTCAGCAGAATCGACCTTTCTACCACAAACACAACATCAGATGCCTGACGCTTCATCCCCACAGCccccaaaacaacacaaacacacggtAAACAACAGCATTCCAAAGGCAGAGCCGGCCAACCTGCTAAAGGAAGTCCAGCTAAAGAGGACACCCAAGAAACGAGACCCATTCCTGGAAATGGACCCAAGGGAGGACTTGAGACCACAGAGGGCCAGCTTTCAGCTGAGGAAGACCTCTATGGTGAAGGACACGAGCAACAGCAAGATGGCAGATGAGAGAGCCAATCTGAAGGATGTGATTAAGACTTTGAAACCGGTACCTCGCAGACGAGAGCCAGCGAAAGTTGATCTCACACCCCGGGATCATCTCCTTAATGAGATCAAACACAGCAATGTGGCCTATCTCAAATCGGTAAGTATTTGAGTGTTGTTAAATTAGTagagatgttgtgttgttgtaaagccccttgaggcaaacttgtaatttgatatattgggctatacaaataaaactgacttgactatagAAACAACAGCCATGTTTTTATCTTGCACTTAAGATGCACAATTAGCCAACTGTTATACAGGAGAAGTTACAGTTGGCTATAATGGCAGAGTTGAAATCAAACAAATAGCGATTGCTAGTCTGAATGATCAAGCACGGTATATTTAAAACAGTCTATTGTGTGATTTAGGGGGTATCCTTAATTATTTTTGTTGTGTATGCTGTTGGAGAAATCCATGTTTTCTAATTAATTTTTCCTTTGCTTTTGTGCATGCCCATAGGTGCCGCTTCCCAAAATGCTGGAATCTGCAGAAACCAGTCTACTCTGAGAAATAATTCTACAAACTCATCTGTTTTTATTCAACCTATGTGTAACTTCCTGATCGGACTTGTATATTTTGCTTTAAAt
It encodes:
- the lmod3 gene encoding leiomodin-3; protein product: MSNNRDAEDIVEEDIDEDELLAMLSPEELKELQSEMDIIIAPDERVPVGQRQKDQTEKPPTGTFDHRSLVDYLFWEKESKRMLEEERVPATLLPSEKILREEAEKRETDENAEDVEYVYEVIEEVIEEEAIDGVEGEEIIEEIIEEIIEEVDEEEGEEEKRQGVGVKDEKETSDNKIQPPTADMTETERIEEIKSTLQTQEKVETKNKNSSLHEETKQSPAEPKADEINDNRGPEKEERKINKLKIPNLALGGLKMTSRPSGNETNLEKTLDKIRNNNPSVTEVNLNNIENIPKEMLLDYVNALKKNKYVKTFCIANTGVDENIAFNLANMLRENRSITTLNIESNFITGKGIVAIIRCLQFNETLTELRFHNQRHMLGHHAEMEISRLLKANNTLLKMGYHFELPGPRMVVTNLLTRNLDRQRQLRKEEQKQQQLKEQREVMQMYENSLNLPPGLLEMLGYVPPLELMQQHGLSPASAESTFLPQTQHQMPDASSPQPPKQHKHTVNNSIPKAEPANLLKEVQLKRTPKKRDPFLEMDPREDLRPQRASFQLRKTSMVKDTSNSKMADERANLKDVIKTLKPVPRRREPAKVDLTPRDHLLNEIKHSNVAYLKSVPLPKMLESAETSLL